The Fusarium musae strain F31 chromosome 10, whole genome shotgun sequence DNA window TCCGTAAAGATACCCAGAGGGCACGGCACAACACGGCACTAAGAAACGGTCTCGTAAAGCTCATCCGTTGCACATCCGCGTCAAATGTATTAGCCAAGTTTCACAGTCATTCATTCTATTTGCTGCTCTTTGTTTCCAAAAGTGATGACAGCAGCAAATACCTTCTTCTCTAGGTTAGGCTGTCTTGCACTAACAATTAGATAAGCGATAAGCTGCAAAGGCGCGCCCTGTGATTCACTGAAACCTAAGCACTAAGCCCCCTCCGCTTTAGTGCTCGCCTCTCTCATTCGTTGATTCATCAGTTATTTCTCGCCCTCGCACTCGCATACTTCCatctctctcatcctcttgAATTATTTCTTCACATTCACAAAATGGCATCAGCAGCACGAACTGTGCTGACTTTCCAGCGCAATGCAAAGCTCCATTCTTTACAAACACTGATCACGGCAATTCGACCATTTGCCAGTTTGGAAGCTGAGAATCGTGAGCTATTTAAGCAAGGCACCGATGAAGACTATGCAGTCGTCACAGAAGAGACAATCTTTCATCCGCAAGGAGGAGGTCAACCTTCAGATGTTGGGAAAATAACGGATGAGGCTGGGGCTTCATTTACTGTTGCATCTGCTCGTATGGATGCTGTTCGCGATGGCCAGGTTTTGCATTTTGGAAGATTCGAGTCAGACAAGAAGTTCACAGAGGGACACAAAGTCACGCAAGAAATCGACGTTGAGAAgcgtcttctcttctcacGTTATCACACCGCCGGTCATGTCCTCGGCTCGGCAGTCAACCATCTCCTCAAAGACACAGTCGAGGGCTTCGAAGAGTTGAAAGCCTCTCACTTCCCTGACTCGGCATCATGCGAATTCCAAGGTCTCATCGACGGAAAGTACAAAGAGCCCATTCAAAAGAAAGTCGATGAATTTTTAGCGGCCAAGATGCCAGTTGAGATTGATTGGTGGGACGCTGAGGAGTTTCGCAAGAACGGCCTTGAACACCTCACGCCTGATGCGAGCTTTTTGGGACCTGGGGAGACAAAATTTCGTGTTGTGAGGATTGTTGGAGCGGAGGTTTATCCATGTGGGGGAACGCATGTTGATACTACGGATCTTTGTGGTGAGACGACGGTTAAGAAGATTGCGAGGAGCAAGGGAAAGTCAAAGGTCAGCTATTTGGTAAAATGAGGCTGTAGAGTATAGACATGATAGACGAGACAATGCCTAAAAATAGACGACGTATTCGGCATACAAGAAGCCGACACTGTTCAGGAGATCTTTGTACCAAGACACCGAGGGGTGTTTTCTCATAcgattaagcttattcttcTTACACCCTTGAGCGTGCGGCAACAACCTAATTTCCAGTTCATTCACTTATATGAAATGAGCAGTGGCTGGATGCTACAGTGGCTTTCGCCAAGTTATCAAATAATACTGCCCCCTACTACCAATGCAATGATGCTAATGCAATTAAGAAATGCGGAATCCCATGCGAAAGCTGATTCCTCCAATGTGAGAGCTTTGTCGCAAGTCAAGTCAGATATCACAGTTCTCGAACAAGTATTTCTTCAAAAGTGTACCTATCATGCTTGGCAATTCCCCCACTGCCAGATGTATCGTCACATGGGCCCTATCATATGCAATGCGTGCATGGCAACCCCTGCAGCATGGAACCCCTGGCCGGCACCTCAGACATTTCCGATACAACATGCAGGGGACAAGATGGGACGAAACCGCCAATTGCGATGAGGCTTGTTCGTATTGAACCATGTTCTGAGAATGTGATATATCGAAAATTATCTTTTCTCAACGGTCATCTCGCGTCATGACGATGGTCAGCAATTTGTCACGGCAGTTCACGTTCCCGGGGGCAAGCCTTTTGCAAGTCAATGCGATAGCGCTATCGTATTGAGTCTCAGTGTCCATGGTCACTAAAGCCATTCCTCCATGAAGTAGATACAAACAAAAACCAATGGAAACCGTAAACCTCATAAAATACAAGAATAGGCCAGCCTAGTCCTTCGCCCTCCATCAACTAGCTTAGGCGGCCCCAGCAGCATCAGCCTTCTGGATCAGGAACTCGGGAGCACCGTTGGAAGCATCTCTCTGGTAGGCCAAGTGAGGAGCAGCAACGATGAGCGAACCAGTGCATACGAGATCGCCAGTGTTGCAAAAGACCTTGGTGCGGTCCTCAGGGTAGCTGGGGATCTTTCCCCGGTTCTGGAGGTTCTTGGTATATCCGAAGAGAACAACTCCAGCAATCTTCTCACGAATACCGGCATCGACGTCGGTGACACTGGCAGCGGCGAGAGCAGCACCCTGGCTGTATCCTCCGGCGATGAGGACAGCATCAGGACACTTCTGGTTAGCGTCGTTGAAGTGGCCCAGCATCTCACGGATAGCAGCGCTCGAAGTTCCACGAGGAAGAGCGTTGTCGCCAAGAGTAGCGCGGTAAGCACCGCCGACGCCCTGGATCCAGACACCGTTCTTGCCGTACTTGGCCTCGAGCTTTGAAGCAACGCGGGGACCGAGAGTTCCCTTCATAAAAGAGTTAGTTATGATCTGTAACATGGGGGGAGTTGGTGGAGGGTCACTAACAAGGTTGCCGGCTTCAGTGGAGCCGCGAGCgtagatgaagatgacgccAGGGCATGAACCGCTGTTGCCGTTGGCAAGGTCGTTGCGGGTGATGCTGCCGCCTAGCTGGCGAGCCTCGAGGGCAGCGGCATCCTGACCAGCGGGAAGAGCAGAGGCTGTGGCGGCGAGAAGAGtagagatgatggagaactTCATTTTGGCGGttgaggcgaagaagaatcGAAGACGGAT harbors:
- the CUT2 gene encoding securin, sister chromatid separation inhibitor (EggNog:ENOG41), translated to MKFSIISTLLAATASALPAGQDAAALEARQLGGSITRNDLANGNSGSCPGVIFIYARGSTEAGNLVSDPPPTPPMLQIITNSFMKGTLGPRVASKLEAKYGKNGVWIQGVGGAYRATLGDNALPRGTSSAAIREMLGHFNDANQKCPDAVLIAGGYSQGAALAAASVTDVDAGIREKIAGVVLFGYTKNLQNRGKIPSYPEDRTKVFCNTGDLVCTGSLIVAAPHLAYQRDASNGAPEFLIQKADAAGAA